In a genomic window of Acropora muricata isolate sample 2 chromosome 2, ASM3666990v1, whole genome shotgun sequence:
- the LOC136909088 gene encoding uncharacterized protein — protein sequence MATSLRESYELLGLSTSASDEEVKRAYKQKARECHPDKNPSDPRATEKFQALRQSYEKIVSASSSSGEFEDDDEPHFAAGFGGFFHFVMLQEIMRRRMQEAMLARMFGGLFFDDDDDEFPFMFTGMPFAHHPRHFQSSWRTQRERFQDDSPHRERPSSARNTRNHPPWPPKGDKQRTRRPASAQASSNGHKQERPADSRDGNEPHHSQGPKDTGHVPKDSRYENARKHDQNVGDHSFESTSVDKDSEGDQQGNEKGTGKPYRGQKQKKRGKNSRKRKRGHKRR from the coding sequence ATGGCTACCAGTCTGAGAGAAAGCTATGAGCTTCTTGGCCTTTCTACTAGCGCCAGCGACGAGGAAGTGAAAAGAGCTTACAAGCAGAAAGCTCGTGAGTGCCATCCCGATAAAAATCCGAGCGATCCACGAGCTACGGAAAAATTTCAAGCGCTTCGACAAAGTTACGAGAAGATCGTCTCGGCCTCTAGTTCCTCTGGAGAATTCGAAGACGATGACGAACCACATTTCGCGGCTGGATTTGGAGGCTTCTTTCATTTTGTGATGTTGCAGGAGATTATGAGGCGTCGAATGCAAGAAGCTATGTTGGCGAGAATGTTTGGAGGTTTGTTCTTtgacgacgatgacgatgaaTTCCCATTCATGTTTACCGGAATGCCCTTCGCTCATCATCCTAGGCATTTTCAATCATCTTGGAGAACTCAGAGGGAGCGCTTTCAAGATGATTCGCCGCATCGTGAAAGACCGTCCTCTGCGAGAAATACCCGCAACCATCCACCGTGGCCACCGAAAGGAGACAAACAGAGGACTCGAAGACCGGCCAGTGCACAGGCAAGTTCTAATGGGCACAAACAGGAACGCCCAGCTGATTCCCGAGATGGAAATGAACCACATCATTCTCAAGGGCCAAAAGATACTGGTCATGTGCCGAAGGATTCAAGATACGAAAATGCTCGTAAGCACGATCAAAACGTTGGTGATCATAGTTTTGAGAGCACTTCCGTAGATAAAGATTCTGAGGGAGACCAACAAGGAAATGAGAAAGGCACTGGCAAACCATATAGaggacaaaaacagaaaaagagggGCAAAAACTCGCGAAAACGTAAAAGGGGGCACAAAAGGCGATAA
- the LOC136909089 gene encoding synaptotagmin-2-like isoform X1, whose protein sequence is MYEMSSFIPAGFVPAVIFLAVIVLILIGLLGTYYCLIKELCPCSKMEPVSRKDTGYEELGEEPPQEEVETSEDDDDELVSPEDKKDGGDKDEKLDPEKLPIFQTDEDVQKSVSAYGDVQVDTGLKEVDRVPVFGSVHLEVEYSANVGRLTVNILDARDIPSKSRGGSSQCRFHLLLLPVKKQRFKSKTRSTVNPKFDEKFVFDRILQQDLFRMAVRIRLYGHDRLSKEKLIGEHIFQLADVAQSRNNRMKVWRDLKAHLSDDTSP, encoded by the exons ATGTACGAGATGTCAAGTTTTATTCCAGCGG GGTTTGTTCCAGCTGTTATATTTTTGGCTGTCATTGTGCTTATTCTTATCGGCCTCCTCGGAACGTATTATTGCCTCATCAAGGAACTATGTCCTTGCTCCAAAATGGAACCCGTGAGTCGCAAAGACACTGGGTACGAGGAGTTGGGCGAGGAGCCACCACAGGAAGAAGTTGAGACTTCAGAAGACGATGACGACGAACTAGTTTCCCCGGAAGACAAAAAAGATGGCGGCGACAAAGACGAGAAACTCGACCCAGAGAAGCTGCCAATTTTTCAAACCGACGAGGATGTTCAAAAGAGCGTCTCGGCGTACGGGGATGTTCAAGTTGATACGGGACTCAAGGAAGTTGATCGTGTCCCTGTTTTCGGAAGTGTTCATTTAGAAGTGGAATATTCAGCTAACGTAGGTCGTTTAACTGTTAATATCTTGGACGCGCGGGATATCCCGAGCAAAAGCCGTGGCGGGAGTTCTCAATGTCGATTCCATCTCTTACTGTTGCCTGTCAAGAAACAGCGATTCAAGAGCAAGACACGATCTACGGTTAATCCGAAATTTGACGAGAAGTTCGTCTTTGATCGCATTTTGCAGCAAGATTTATTTAGAATGGCAGTCAGAATCAGACTATATGGACACGACagactatcaaaggagaaattgATCGGCGAACATATTTTTCAACTGGCTGATGTGGCACAATCACGTAATAATCGAATGAAAGTGTGGAGAGACCTTAAGGCTCACCTCTCCGACGACACCTCCCCGTAA
- the LOC136909089 gene encoding synaptotagmin-16-like isoform X2 has product MDWFVPAVIFLAVIVLILIGLLGTYYCLIKELCPCSKMEPVSRKDTGYEELGEEPPQEEVETSEDDDDELVSPEDKKDGGDKDEKLDPEKLPIFQTDEDVQKSVSAYGDVQVDTGLKEVDRVPVFGSVHLEVEYSANVGRLTVNILDARDIPSKSRGGSSQCRFHLLLLPVKKQRFKSKTRSTVNPKFDEKFVFDRILQQDLFRMAVRIRLYGHDRLSKEKLIGEHIFQLADVAQSRNNRMKVWRDLKAHLSDDTSP; this is encoded by the coding sequence GGTTTGTTCCAGCTGTTATATTTTTGGCTGTCATTGTGCTTATTCTTATCGGCCTCCTCGGAACGTATTATTGCCTCATCAAGGAACTATGTCCTTGCTCCAAAATGGAACCCGTGAGTCGCAAAGACACTGGGTACGAGGAGTTGGGCGAGGAGCCACCACAGGAAGAAGTTGAGACTTCAGAAGACGATGACGACGAACTAGTTTCCCCGGAAGACAAAAAAGATGGCGGCGACAAAGACGAGAAACTCGACCCAGAGAAGCTGCCAATTTTTCAAACCGACGAGGATGTTCAAAAGAGCGTCTCGGCGTACGGGGATGTTCAAGTTGATACGGGACTCAAGGAAGTTGATCGTGTCCCTGTTTTCGGAAGTGTTCATTTAGAAGTGGAATATTCAGCTAACGTAGGTCGTTTAACTGTTAATATCTTGGACGCGCGGGATATCCCGAGCAAAAGCCGTGGCGGGAGTTCTCAATGTCGATTCCATCTCTTACTGTTGCCTGTCAAGAAACAGCGATTCAAGAGCAAGACACGATCTACGGTTAATCCGAAATTTGACGAGAAGTTCGTCTTTGATCGCATTTTGCAGCAAGATTTATTTAGAATGGCAGTCAGAATCAGACTATATGGACACGACagactatcaaaggagaaattgATCGGCGAACATATTTTTCAACTGGCTGATGTGGCACAATCACGTAATAATCGAATGAAAGTGTGGAGAGACCTTAAGGCTCACCTCTCCGACGACACCTCCCCGTAA